In Thermoplasmata archaeon, a single genomic region encodes these proteins:
- the rpl4p gene encoding 50S ribosomal protein L4, producing the protein MKVNVYNIRGGIKGQIDLPEPFTFAYRPDLIKKVILAIQSNGRQPYGAYKYAGTRRVGHNWGPNHGRSRIPRRPDGDRGVLLGNMVGGRTAHAPRSNRNWTKKINKKENLIAKFSALSQTANKDAVRSRGHKFNEEITFPIIVENEIENIKTTKQAVEILNSLGIYEDVERSKDRQKIRAGKGKLRGRKYKTPKSILLVVKSRPSSLKSFANLSGLEIVSVDQLNTYDLAPGGNAGRLTVYTEEAIDTIARWKI; encoded by the coding sequence AATATAAGAGGCGGAATTAAAGGTCAAATTGATTTACCAGAGCCATTTACGTTTGCATACCGGCCAGATTTAATAAAAAAGGTTATTCTTGCAATACAGTCAAATGGAAGGCAGCCTTATGGAGCATATAAATATGCAGGAACCAGGCGCGTAGGCCATAACTGGGGCCCAAATCATGGGCGCTCAAGAATACCGCGCAGACCTGATGGTGATCGAGGTGTTCTTTTAGGTAATATGGTCGGCGGCAGAACTGCGCATGCACCTAGAAGCAACAGGAACTGGACTAAAAAAATAAATAAAAAAGAAAATCTAATTGCAAAGTTTTCAGCTTTATCACAGACTGCAAATAAAGATGCTGTAAGAAGCAGGGGCCATAAATTTAATGAAGAGATAACGTTCCCTATTATTGTAGAAAATGAAATTGAGAATATCAAAACAACTAAACAGGCAGTAGAGATATTGAATAGTTTAGGCATTTATGAGGACGTGGAAAGATCTAAGGATCGCCAGAAGATAAGGGCAGGAAAAGGAAAATTAAGGGGCAGAAAGTACAAGACCCCTAAAAGCATTTTACTGGTAGTGAAGTCCAGGCCCAGTTCACTAAAAAGCTTTGCGAATCTATCAGGGCTGGAAATAGTATCTGTGGATCAGCTAAATACATATGACCTAGCACCGGGTGGAAATGCAGGGAGATTGACTGTTTATACAGAAGAGGCTATAGACACCATAGCGAGGTGGAAAATATGA
- a CDS encoding 50S ribosomal protein L2: MGKRVRSRRRGRGTGVYLAPSHNYEIEIKHPSIEEGLGEVLEIKNDISHTSPVAVVKLNDKKYDMIAHSGMYVGQKIEVGIHAPIKNGNILPLGYIPDGTMVYNIEIRPNDGGKFVRSAGTYAQIVSHGEKVMILLPSGQMRAFDPRCRAVIGEPAGSGRPDKPFIKAGNKIHAYQSKAKRPYTVRGVAMNALNHPHGGGNHQHVGRPSTVSKNAPPGRKVGRFGPVRKRLKRR, translated from the coding sequence ATGGGAAAGAGAGTTAGAAGCAGAAGACGCGGGCGAGGAACTGGAGTGTATTTAGCACCAAGCCACAATTACGAGATCGAGATAAAGCATCCCTCTATTGAGGAAGGTTTAGGAGAAGTACTTGAGATTAAAAATGACATTTCACACACATCACCTGTCGCAGTAGTTAAATTAAACGACAAGAAATATGATATGATCGCGCATTCAGGAATGTATGTTGGTCAGAAAATTGAGGTCGGCATTCATGCGCCGATTAAGAATGGTAATATATTGCCATTAGGTTATATACCTGATGGTACAATGGTATACAATATAGAGATCAGACCTAATGATGGTGGTAAGTTCGTGAGATCTGCGGGCACATATGCACAGATAGTTTCGCATGGTGAAAAAGTAATGATTCTTTTGCCATCCGGACAAATGCGTGCCTTTGACCCGAGATGCAGGGCAGTTATAGGAGAGCCTGCAGGATCTGGCAGGCCCGACAAGCCTTTTATAAAGGCTGGAAACAAGATTCATGCTTATCAGAGCAAGGCAAAGAGGCCTTATACAGTTCGAGGTGTAGCGATGAATGCCTTAAATCACCCTCATGGTGGTGGAAATCACCAGCATGTAGGTAGGCCTAGCACGGTCAGTAAAAATGCACCGCCAGGCCGCAAAGTTGGGAGATTCGGACCTGTGAGAAAGAGATTAAAGAGGCGATAA
- a CDS encoding ribonuclease P protein subunit — protein MNYYTTELIGFDVKILKSSNPLHCGVEGKIVDETKNMVYIESSNRILKIPKKGTVYKIDNYLVDGTKLMLRPYERISKFVKMEDC, from the coding sequence ATGAATTACTATACAACCGAGCTGATAGGGTTCGATGTCAAGATATTAAAATCTTCCAACCCATTACATTGCGGGGTAGAAGGAAAGATAGTAGATGAAACAAAAAACATGGTTTATATTGAGAGCTCTAACAGGATATTAAAAATACCAAAAAAAGGTACGGTTTACAAAATTGATAATTATTTGGTTGATGGTACAAAACTGATGTTAAGACCTTATGAAAGAATTTCAAAATTTGTTAAAATGGAGGATTGTTAA
- a CDS encoding 50S ribosomal protein L22 yields MLRYTNQLKGEKVVRARGIDLPISLKDSVVVCNFLQGMNLNEAKDYLKLVIDKKRAIPYKYYMRNVSHQKGMGPARYPVKVSQYILTVLANLEANAENQDLDLDSIQLISILAKKARTVKKYMPRAQGRATPFFKTRVYVEIIAKEVVNK; encoded by the coding sequence ATGTTAAGATATACAAATCAGCTTAAAGGCGAAAAAGTTGTGCGAGCAAGAGGAATAGATCTTCCGATATCGCTCAAAGACTCTGTAGTAGTATGTAATTTCTTGCAGGGAATGAATTTAAATGAAGCAAAAGATTATCTGAAATTAGTAATTGACAAAAAGAGGGCAATACCCTATAAATATTATATGAGAAATGTAAGTCATCAAAAGGGGATGGGTCCTGCACGATATCCTGTAAAAGTGTCACAATATATTTTGACAGTGCTTGCAAATCTGGAAGCAAATGCTGAAAATCAAGATTTAGATTTAGATTCTATACAACTCATTTCGATACTTGCGAAAAAAGCTAGAACTGTGAAAAAATACATGCCCAGAGCGCAAGGTAGAGCAACTCCATTTTTTAAGACGAGGGTATATGTGGAAATAATAGCTAAAGAGGTAGTTAATAAATGA
- a CDS encoding 30S ribosomal protein S19, translated as MIVSAKSTRRKKRKTQKLAMERAKEFSYKGYTLDELLELKIEELITILPARARRTLKRGWNEEQSKLVEKLLNSDKEVIKTQIRDVVIIPQFVGKRVMVHNGKEYLEFEIKPEMIGHYLGEYSLTRREIKHSSPGVGATKSSKYVPLK; from the coding sequence ATGATTGTATCTGCAAAATCAACAAGGCGAAAAAAGAGGAAAACGCAAAAGCTCGCGATGGAACGAGCCAAGGAATTTAGTTATAAAGGATATACACTTGACGAATTGCTTGAATTGAAGATAGAAGAGTTGATCACGATATTGCCAGCAAGAGCAAGGAGAACTTTAAAGAGAGGGTGGAATGAAGAGCAGAGCAAGCTGGTTGAAAAGCTATTAAATTCTGACAAAGAGGTAATTAAGACTCAAATCAGAGATGTTGTGATAATTCCACAGTTTGTTGGCAAGAGAGTTATGGTTCACAATGGAAAAGAGTATTTAGAATTTGAGATTAAACCTGAGATGATTGGTCATTATTTAGGAGAGTATTCACTCACCAGGCGAGAGATCAAACACTCAAGTCCGGGTGTAGGTGCTACCAAGTCATCCAAGTACGTACCTTTAAAATAA
- a CDS encoding 30S ribosomal protein S8, whose product MNMDPLNNALNTIKHAAIKGIQEVEVKPASKLIGRILKIMQEYSYISEFEFIENNQGGKFKVKVVPVINGCGVIKPRFSVKNKDIEKYERRLLPAQDFGILIISTNHGIMTHKEAKKNGLGGKLIAYVY is encoded by the coding sequence ATGAATATGGATCCGTTAAATAATGCATTAAACACAATTAAACATGCGGCGATTAAAGGAATTCAAGAGGTAGAGGTGAAGCCTGCATCAAAGCTTATAGGGAGAATATTGAAGATAATGCAGGAATATAGCTATATTTCAGAATTTGAGTTTATTGAAAACAATCAGGGTGGCAAATTTAAAGTGAAAGTAGTGCCGGTCATTAATGGCTGTGGCGTTATAAAGCCAAGATTTTCTGTAAAGAACAAAGATATTGAAAAGTATGAGAGAAGACTGTTACCGGCTCAAGATTTTGGGATATTGATAATTTCTACAAATCATGGTATAATGACACATAAAGAGGCCAAGAAGAATGGGCTTGGAGGAAAGCTTATTGCTTATGTATATTGA
- a CDS encoding 30S ribosomal protein S5 — MAKENIEWIPKTKLGKLVISGKITTLSQALSSYLPLKEPQIVDLLMPGLEEEVLDVKMVQRMTDSGRRTNFAVTVVVGNKNGFVGIGRARGKEVGPTIKKAIQNAKLKIIEIKRGCGSWECGCNTSHSLPFKVVGSAGSVRVVLKPAPRGVGLAVGNISKAVLRLAGISDVWGFTQGHTKTTVNYAFATYDALKATIIMRISSRLSVSLPIYKGGVNNVHSDTSEGTD; from the coding sequence ATGGCTAAAGAGAACATAGAATGGATACCGAAGACAAAGTTAGGAAAATTAGTCATAAGCGGAAAGATCACGACACTTTCCCAAGCATTATCATCATATTTACCTTTAAAAGAACCGCAGATAGTAGATTTGCTCATGCCTGGCTTAGAGGAAGAAGTGCTTGATGTCAAGATGGTACAGAGGATGACCGATTCAGGGAGAAGAACCAACTTTGCAGTTACGGTGGTAGTAGGAAATAAAAATGGTTTTGTAGGTATAGGCAGGGCTAGAGGCAAAGAAGTAGGTCCTACAATAAAGAAAGCAATACAAAATGCAAAATTAAAAATCATCGAAATTAAAAGAGGTTGCGGATCCTGGGAATGTGGTTGTAATACATCTCATTCTTTACCATTTAAGGTGGTGGGCAGTGCAGGATCTGTAAGAGTGGTTTTAAAACCTGCTCCGAGAGGAGTAGGCCTTGCAGTTGGCAACATATCAAAAGCAGTGTTAAGATTAGCTGGAATAAGCGATGTATGGGGATTTACACAGGGTCATACAAAGACTACGGTTAATTATGCATTTGCAACATATGATGCATTAAAAGCAACGATCATCATGAGAATTAGCAGCAGGTTAAGTGTAAGTTTACCTATCTATAAAGGAGGTGTAAATAATGTACATAGTGATACGAGTGAGGGGACGGACTAA
- the rpmC gene encoding 50S ribosomal protein L29, whose protein sequence is MTELRAKEIRQLNKEDLAKKLDELRAELLHERGISSMGGAPYNPGKIKSLRRQIARIETITREEKK, encoded by the coding sequence ATGACGGAGCTAAGAGCGAAGGAGATAAGGCAGTTGAATAAAGAAGATCTTGCAAAGAAGCTTGATGAGTTGAGAGCTGAATTATTGCATGAGCGTGGAATATCTTCCATGGGCGGTGCGCCTTACAATCCAGGCAAAATAAAGTCTTTGAGAAGACAGATAGCAAGAATCGAGACCATTACGCGGGAGGAAAAGAAATAA
- a CDS encoding 50S ribosomal protein L6, whose amino-acid sequence MVMFPELKYSIDLPDKVTVSYTDSILSIKGPKGSVAREFKDNDIKLSIAGKKIELYVKLPKRKQYSLIGTWMAHINNMIKGVTEGFEYSLKVLYAHFPIKVTVKDNHVLIENFLGEKTARSAEILEGVKVTLKGDILTVSGIDIEKVGQTAANIEFATKIKHFDPRVFQDGIYITNKGEVQ is encoded by the coding sequence ATGGTAATGTTTCCAGAATTAAAATACAGCATTGACTTGCCAGACAAGGTTACTGTAAGTTATACCGACTCAATATTATCCATAAAAGGTCCAAAAGGATCAGTTGCCAGAGAGTTCAAGGATAATGATATAAAGCTTAGCATTGCAGGTAAAAAGATAGAATTATATGTAAAATTGCCAAAAAGAAAGCAGTACAGCCTTATTGGAACATGGATGGCGCACATAAACAATATGATAAAAGGGGTAACAGAAGGGTTTGAATACAGCTTAAAAGTTTTATACGCACACTTTCCGATCAAGGTCACAGTTAAAGACAATCATGTACTGATAGAGAACTTTCTCGGAGAAAAAACAGCTCGTTCGGCAGAGATATTAGAAGGCGTGAAAGTGACTCTTAAGGGTGATATACTTACAGTTTCAGGCATAGACATAGAAAAAGTAGGGCAAACTGCAGCAAACATAGAATTTGCAACGAAGATCAAGCATTTTGATCCGCGAGTGTTTCAGGATGGCATATATATCACAAATAAAGGTGAAGTTCAATGA
- the yciH gene encoding stress response translation initiation inhibitor YciH codes for MKIEDSIINPIDSNELKISVTKRRYGKYMTVIAGFDLKTVDISELATTLKRKTATGGTAKDGRIELQGDQRERVKKILEDLGYKVDTK; via the coding sequence ATGAAAATAGAAGACAGCATTATAAATCCTATTGATTCTAACGAATTAAAAATCTCAGTTACAAAGCGCAGATATGGAAAGTATATGACTGTAATCGCGGGCTTTGATCTCAAAACCGTGGATATTTCAGAGCTTGCAACGACACTAAAAAGGAAGACGGCAACAGGTGGTACTGCGAAAGATGGCAGAATTGAGTTGCAGGGAGATCAGAGAGAAAGAGTGAAGAAGATATTAGAAGATTTAGGTTACAAGGTAGATACAAAATGA
- a CDS encoding 30S ribosomal protein S3: protein MNERKFVQENIKRVLLKEYLKRATDAAGFGGIEIQRTPLGTRIILEVEKPGLVIGKKGDKIKEITSVIEKEYNIENPQIEVRQSDNPNLNSLIMAKKIASALESGWHFRRAGHSTLKRIMDSGAKGAQIIIGGKIGGDRGRREKFTDGKIKYSGKPAESMFVGYAVAKTKPGIIGVTVKILTPDKKLPDEITIVEKKVVKESNKNDGAKSEGDKAVE from the coding sequence ATGAATGAGCGTAAATTTGTACAGGAAAACATAAAACGAGTGTTATTAAAAGAGTATTTAAAAAGAGCAACTGACGCTGCCGGATTTGGAGGCATAGAAATTCAGAGAACTCCTTTAGGCACTAGAATAATACTGGAAGTAGAGAAGCCAGGTTTAGTGATAGGGAAGAAAGGAGACAAGATCAAAGAGATCACATCAGTGATCGAGAAAGAGTACAACATTGAAAATCCGCAGATAGAAGTTAGACAATCTGACAATCCTAACTTGAACAGCTTAATAATGGCAAAAAAGATTGCATCCGCTTTAGAGTCAGGGTGGCATTTTAGGAGAGCAGGGCACTCGACATTAAAGAGGATAATGGATTCTGGTGCAAAAGGCGCTCAGATAATCATTGGCGGTAAGATTGGAGGAGATAGGGGCAGAAGAGAGAAGTTCACAGATGGAAAGATAAAGTATTCTGGCAAACCTGCAGAAAGCATGTTTGTAGGATATGCTGTAGCAAAGACAAAGCCCGGGATAATCGGAGTGACTGTGAAGATTCTAACCCCTGATAAAAAGTTGCCTGATGAAATAACTATTGTTGAAAAGAAGGTAGTAAAGGAGAGTAATAAAAATGACGGAGCTAAGAGCGAAGGAGATAAGGCAGTTGAATAA
- a CDS encoding 30S ribosomal protein S14, which translates to MVQSKQRPKKNYGRHDGCIRCGRKRGLIRRYGLRLCRQCFRETAYDIGFRKYS; encoded by the coding sequence ATGGTACAGTCAAAACAGAGGCCTAAAAAGAACTATGGAAGACATGATGGCTGTATAAGATGTGGCAGAAAAAGAGGCTTGATACGCAGATATGGCCTAAGATTATGCAGGCAGTGTTTCAGAGAAACAGCTTACGATATTGGTTTTAGAAAATATTCCTAA
- a CDS encoding 50S ribosomal protein L32e has protein sequence MKPDLNDKERILLKIRNKMNKKRPEFKRQEWFRYTKLGESWRKPKGKHSKLREQKGYRPPNVDSGFRGPRKVRYLHSSGFRDILVYNIESLKNLDPKKDAVRIARTVGMRKKIEIVKEANKLGLKVLNGLER, from the coding sequence ATGAAACCGGATTTAAATGATAAAGAAAGGATTTTACTTAAAATCAGAAACAAAATGAATAAGAAGAGACCTGAATTTAAAAGGCAGGAATGGTTCAGATATACTAAACTTGGAGAGTCATGGAGAAAGCCAAAAGGAAAGCATTCTAAGTTAAGAGAACAAAAAGGATACCGGCCCCCCAATGTAGACAGTGGATTCAGAGGCCCCAGAAAGGTAAGGTATCTGCATTCAAGTGGATTCAGGGACATTTTAGTTTACAATATTGAATCTTTAAAAAATCTAGACCCTAAAAAAGATGCAGTCAGGATCGCACGTACTGTGGGAATGAGAAAAAAGATAGAGATAGTGAAGGAAGCGAATAAGCTGGGATTAAAAGTTCTCAACGGTTTAGAAAGGTGA
- a CDS encoding 50S ribosomal protein L23 — protein MNPYSIILRPFVTEKSLFAIEKDNKITFIVKRNATKLEIKEAFEKMFNMKIIKINTMITRNGKKAIITLAPEHNAGELATRLGIF, from the coding sequence ATGAATCCATATTCTATAATATTGAGGCCTTTTGTTACAGAAAAATCGTTGTTTGCAATAGAGAAAGATAACAAAATAACTTTTATAGTTAAGAGAAATGCAACAAAACTAGAAATTAAAGAGGCATTTGAAAAAATGTTCAATATGAAAATAATTAAGATAAACACTATGATTACAAGAAATGGTAAGAAAGCTATAATCACTTTAGCTCCAGAACACAATGCTGGAGAGCTGGCTACGAGACTAGGAATATTCTGA
- a CDS encoding 50S ribosomal protein L5 has protein sequence MSNVMKEVVLDKVVLNIGVGEGGEKLKKAENVLRLLTNKDPVTTISKKTIRDWNLRKNQPVGVKVTLRKAEALTFLKRALWVKDFKVPSYSFDNNGNLSFGVRDYTTFEGMKYDPDIGIFGLDVNVSFKRKGGYRVELRRIRSKKLSSKERVKREETMEYMIKNFNLKVIEVK, from the coding sequence ATGAGTAATGTTATGAAAGAGGTTGTTTTAGACAAGGTAGTATTGAATATTGGTGTAGGAGAAGGTGGAGAAAAGCTAAAAAAGGCAGAGAATGTTTTAAGATTGCTCACAAACAAAGATCCAGTGACCACAATATCCAAAAAAACAATCAGGGACTGGAACTTACGCAAAAATCAACCTGTGGGTGTGAAAGTAACATTAAGAAAAGCAGAAGCATTAACATTTTTAAAAAGAGCATTATGGGTAAAAGATTTCAAAGTACCATCTTATTCATTTGACAATAATGGAAACTTAAGTTTCGGTGTGAGGGATTACACCACCTTTGAGGGCATGAAATATGATCCAGACATTGGGATATTCGGATTAGATGTAAATGTTAGCTTTAAAAGAAAAGGTGGATACAGAGTAGAGTTAAGGCGCATAAGAAGCAAAAAGCTATCTTCTAAAGAGAGAGTAAAAAGGGAAGAAACTATGGAATATATGATCAAGAATTTTAATCTAAAAGTAATAGAGGTGAAATAA
- a CDS encoding 30S ribosomal protein S4e produces the protein MSKHLKRLAAPRILKISRKVDPWLAKPRAGPHRSEDSIALGVIIRDILKLADKAREAKRIIVSRNIFVDGKVVTDPKYSVGLMDIIYIKTTDKYYRLIYDNNGILRVMSVPNEEGIWKLVKIHKKVTLKGGKTQIILHDGKSILSEEKSYKAGDTLKISLPDLKVIDHYPFKPGSYVLTIGGQNIGKIAKIESYIKTKSTAPNSVKFKEGFESTKENVFVIGTTKAEIRIPEVKLDE, from the coding sequence ATGAGTAAACATTTAAAGAGGTTAGCAGCGCCAAGGATATTGAAGATATCCAGAAAAGTGGATCCATGGTTAGCCAAGCCTAGAGCTGGGCCTCACAGATCTGAGGATAGCATAGCATTAGGTGTAATTATAAGAGATATATTAAAACTGGCTGACAAGGCAAGGGAAGCTAAAAGGATAATTGTAAGCAGAAACATTTTTGTTGATGGAAAAGTAGTAACAGACCCCAAATACTCGGTCGGATTGATGGATATAATTTACATTAAAACTACAGACAAATACTATAGGTTAATTTATGATAATAACGGTATTTTGAGAGTGATGAGCGTTCCAAATGAAGAAGGGATCTGGAAGCTTGTAAAGATTCATAAAAAAGTTACTTTAAAGGGTGGAAAAACTCAGATTATACTACATGATGGCAAATCAATATTATCTGAAGAGAAGAGCTACAAGGCAGGAGATACCTTAAAAATAAGTCTCCCTGACTTAAAAGTGATAGATCACTATCCTTTCAAACCGGGCAGTTATGTATTAACTATTGGTGGGCAGAATATCGGTAAGATTGCAAAAATAGAAAGTTATATAAAGACAAAATCCACAGCTCCTAACAGTGTCAAATTCAAAGAAGGCTTTGAATCTACCAAAGAGAATGTATTTGTCATTGGCACGACTAAAGCTGAGATCAGAATTCCAGAGGTGAAATTAGATGAGTAA
- a CDS encoding uL15m family ribosomal protein, with protein MTDRARKFRGYRRHGHGMKGRRGRGLRGGEGMSGLGKHRWIWLNKFYRYHWGRHGFVSHNNNVPDSTINIMELEQNLQFFEDIGHAKHDNDLWTVDLTSAGITKLLGKGTPTKKMNLKVEKASAQAIEKIKKAGGGVELDG; from the coding sequence ATGACAGACAGAGCTAGAAAATTTAGAGGATATAGGAGACATGGACATGGCATGAAAGGAAGACGAGGCAGAGGCCTTCGCGGTGGAGAAGGAATGTCCGGGCTTGGAAAGCATAGATGGATCTGGCTGAACAAGTTTTACAGGTATCACTGGGGAAGACATGGCTTTGTAAGCCACAATAACAATGTTCCAGACAGTACTATAAACATTATGGAACTTGAGCAAAATCTTCAGTTTTTTGAGGATATTGGGCATGCTAAACATGATAATGATCTATGGACTGTAGATCTGACCAGTGCAGGCATAACCAAGCTTTTAGGGAAGGGCACACCCACCAAAAAAATGAACTTGAAAGTTGAAAAAGCATCCGCACAGGCAATAGAAAAGATAAAAAAAGCTGGTGGCGGGGTAGAACTAGATGGTTGA
- a CDS encoding 50S ribosomal protein L30, whose product MYIVIRVRGRTKINTDTADALKILRLTRINHAVLLKKNKENEGMLRKVNDYVTWGEIDKETLKELITKKGRLIGDKAVTDEYIKENTSYQSIDELTTALIERKIVYGEIPEIKPLFRLSPPKGGYGKTKRSHKEGGALGYQGKEINNLVKNMIIYR is encoded by the coding sequence ATGTACATAGTGATACGAGTGAGGGGACGGACTAAGATTAATACAGATACTGCAGACGCACTGAAAATATTAAGATTGACCCGTATAAACCATGCGGTATTATTAAAGAAAAACAAAGAAAATGAAGGAATGTTAAGAAAGGTAAATGATTATGTTACATGGGGTGAAATAGATAAAGAAACTTTAAAAGAGCTGATTACTAAAAAGGGTCGATTAATAGGTGATAAAGCAGTAACAGATGAATATATAAAGGAGAATACATCATACCAGAGCATTGATGAATTAACAACAGCCTTAATAGAGAGAAAGATTGTTTATGGAGAGATACCAGAGATAAAGCCCCTTTTTCGGCTTTCGCCACCAAAAGGAGGATATGGAAAGACAAAAAGGTCTCACAAAGAAGGTGGAGCCTTAGGATATCAGGGTAAAGAGATAAACAATCTTGTAAAGAATATGATCATATATAGGTGA
- a CDS encoding 50S ribosomal protein L18 has product MTVNRLPFKRRRKNITDYRTRLNLLRANIPRAVVRKTLQNTIVQIVNFEAIGDKVISSATAIELKKYGWSYSTKTVPAAYLAGYLAGKRAIKKGIEKAVLDIGRQVPSKGGRVFAALQGMLDAGLLIPHSEDKIPSADRLSGKHLNKDMESEITQIKSKLEE; this is encoded by the coding sequence ATGACTGTCAATAGATTACCATTTAAAAGAAGAAGAAAGAACATTACAGATTACAGAACTCGTTTAAACCTGTTAAGAGCTAATATTCCAAGGGCTGTAGTCAGAAAGACGTTGCAGAACACAATTGTTCAGATTGTGAATTTTGAAGCTATTGGAGATAAGGTTATCTCGTCAGCCACGGCTATAGAATTAAAAAAATATGGCTGGTCATACTCTACAAAGACCGTTCCAGCAGCATATCTGGCTGGATATCTTGCAGGGAAGAGAGCCATAAAAAAAGGAATAGAGAAAGCAGTGCTTGACATTGGAAGGCAAGTGCCGTCAAAAGGTGGCAGAGTATTTGCGGCGCTACAGGGTATGTTAGATGCAGGATTATTGATTCCGCATAGTGAAGACAAGATTCCCAGTGCAGACAGACTTTCTGGAAAGCATCTGAACAAAGATATGGAATCTGAAATAACTCAAATTAAATCTAAATTGGAGGAATAA
- a CDS encoding 50S ribosomal protein L14 produces MKGLAGKQTRGLPTGAELDCADNTGAKIIEIITVLTYHNTKNRQPAAGVGDAIVVSVKRGNPEMRKKVLRAVIIRQKRPFRRADGLWVRFEDNAAVIVTETGETKGTEIKGPVSREAAERWPRIAAIASTIL; encoded by the coding sequence ATGAAAGGTTTAGCTGGGAAACAGACGCGTGGATTACCCACTGGAGCAGAATTAGATTGCGCTGATAACACAGGCGCGAAGATAATTGAGATAATCACCGTGCTAACGTATCATAACACAAAAAACCGGCAGCCGGCAGCAGGTGTTGGAGATGCTATAGTGGTAAGCGTGAAAAGAGGAAATCCAGAAATGCGAAAGAAGGTGCTCAGGGCCGTTATAATAAGGCAAAAAAGGCCTTTTAGAAGGGCAGATGGCTTATGGGTTAGATTTGAAGATAATGCTGCAGTGATTGTAACAGAAACGGGTGAGACTAAGGGAACCGAGATCAAAGGGCCGGTTTCTAGAGAAGCTGCAGAAAGATGGCCCAGAATTGCAGCGATAGCCTCTACGATATTATAG
- a CDS encoding 50S ribosomal protein L19e, with amino-acid sequence MDLTFQKRLASKIFKCGVNRVYLDPKAEEDIESAISRDDVRMLIKKGVIKKQDVVGNSRSRIRHNKMQKSKGLRRGQGSRRGTKYARYPKKQRWMKNIRVLRKTLKSLRTDNKIDAHVYRRYYLLAKGGSFKNRAHLLSHLELKEGVKK; translated from the coding sequence ATGGATTTAACATTTCAAAAAAGATTAGCGTCAAAAATATTTAAGTGCGGGGTAAACAGGGTTTATCTAGATCCAAAGGCTGAAGAAGACATAGAATCTGCCATATCCAGAGACGATGTAAGGATGTTAATTAAAAAAGGAGTAATCAAGAAACAAGATGTAGTTGGAAATTCCAGAAGCAGAATAAGGCACAATAAAATGCAGAAAAGCAAAGGGCTGAGAAGAGGTCAGGGATCTAGAAGAGGTACAAAATACGCAAGGTATCCAAAGAAACAGAGATGGATGAAAAATATAAGGGTATTAAGAAAAACTTTAAAATCTTTGAGAACAGATAACAAGATAGATGCTCATGTTTATCGCAGATATTATTTGCTTGCCAAAGGTGGATCTTTTAAGAACAGGGCCCACTTACTGTCACATCTCGAGTTAAAAGAAGGAGTGAAAAAATGA
- a CDS encoding 30S ribosomal protein S17 yields the protein MKNIGIDVKAPESECHDKNCPFHGSLSVRGQIIEGMVESDKMNKTVVVKKEFHRYDKKYERYKKESSKYHAHLPDCIKVNIGDKVKIMECRPLSKTVSFVVIEKL from the coding sequence ATGAAAAATATCGGAATAGATGTAAAGGCACCTGAGTCCGAATGCCATGACAAGAACTGTCCATTTCATGGATCTTTGAGTGTAAGGGGGCAGATTATTGAGGGAATGGTAGAATCGGACAAGATGAATAAAACAGTAGTGGTAAAAAAAGAGTTTCACAGGTATGATAAAAAATACGAGCGATACAAGAAAGAGAGTAGCAAATATCATGCGCATTTGCCAGATTGTATAAAGGTGAATATTGGGGACAAGGTCAAGATAATGGAATGCAGACCGTTGTCAAAGACAGTGTCATTCGTAGTAATAGAAAAATTATAA